A part of Carettochelys insculpta isolate YL-2023 chromosome 1, ASM3395843v1, whole genome shotgun sequence genomic DNA contains:
- the LOC142002729 gene encoding olfactory receptor 52N4-like has product MAEFNLTFSDPSTFILTGIPGLETAHIWISIPMCVFYVIILLGNFTVLFVVCKEQTLHKPMYLLLCTLALTDIGISSSVVPKALCIFWFNMKDISVDGCLTQMFFFHVVSLMDSAFLVSMAFDRYVAICNPLRYATILTNAQIVKLGLVCLMRAVVFILPLPLLLKRLPFCANRIIPSTYCDHMAIEKMSCGDITVNKIYGLMMAFIVMGFDLSLIALSYSLIIRAVLRISSKKAHQKALNTCTAHICVILTSYPVGLFSTLTHRFGQDIAPYVHIILANLHLLIPLMTNPIIYGVKTKELREKVGKCIFRTCLSFVTDFTLS; this is encoded by the coding sequence ATGGCAGAATTTAACCTCACCTTCTCTGACCCTTCAACATTCATCCTGacaggcatccctggcctggaaaCTGCTCATATTTGGATTTCCATCCCCATGTGTGTGTTCTATGTTATCATACTCTTGGGAAACTTCACAGTGCTGTTTGTCGTATGCAaagagcagaccctgcacaagccgATGTACCTGCTCCTCTGCACGCTGGCGCTCACAGACATTGGCATATCTTCCTCTGTCGTACCAAAGGCACTGTGTATTTTTTGGTTTAATATGAAAGACATTTCAGTGGatggctgcctcacccagatgttctttTTTCATGTGGTTTCTCTTATGGACTCAGCTTTCCTTGTGTCTatggcctttgatcgctatgTTGCCATATGTAACCCTCTGAGATACGCCACCATCCTCACGAATGCACAGATAGTTAAGCTAGGGCTAGTGTGTTTGATGAGGGCTGTTGTCTTcattctgcctcttcctctgcttcTGAAAAGACTGCCTTTCTGCGCCAACCGCATTATTCCCAGTACGTACTGCGACCACATGGCTATAGAAAAGATGTCTTGTGGAGATATCACAGTGAACAAGATATATGGTTTGATGATGGCATTTATAGTCATGGGATTCGACCTGTCACTCATTGCCCTCTCTTACAGTCTGATCATCAGGGCGGTCCTCAGAATCTCTTCCAAGAAAGCCCACCAGAAAGCGCTCAACACCTGTACAGCCCACATCTGTGTGATACTGACGTCTTATCCTGTGGGACTCTTCTCTACTCTGACACATAGGTTTGGTCAGGATATTGCTCCCTATGTTCACATCATCCTGGCTAACCTCCATTTACTTATCCCTTTAATGACGAACCCAATAATTTACGGGGTCAAAACGAAAGAGCTTCGTGAAAAAGTGGGCAAATGCATCTTCAGAACATGCTtgagttttgtcactgactttACACTTTCATGA